Proteins from a genomic interval of Caulobacter rhizosphaerae:
- a CDS encoding NADP-dependent oxidoreductase — protein MVTSREIRLKSRPVGEPVHDNFELATVEVAALDDGEIQVRNLWMSVDPYMRGRMTDRKSYVPPFELGKALQGGAIGEVTASNDPDFKPGDIVSTMFGWREVFNVSPKALAAGGMGAVTKIDTHGLPPQAFLGVAGMPGLTAYVGLLRIAALKDGDVVFVSAAAGAVGQVVCQIAKLKGHTVIGSAGGPEKVAFLKSIGVDHVIDYKTTPDVVAELEKVAPKGIDVYFENVGGVHLEAALNSARPFARFALCGMISQYNETGKLTGPPNIIQAVGKSLRLEGFIVSNHYDLAPQFLKDMAGWIGADQIKWNETVEDGVERAPDAFIKLFKGENLGKMLVRLG, from the coding sequence ATGGTCACGTCGCGCGAAATCCGTCTGAAGAGCCGCCCGGTCGGCGAGCCCGTGCACGACAACTTCGAACTGGCGACCGTCGAGGTCGCCGCGCTGGACGACGGCGAGATCCAGGTCCGGAACCTGTGGATGTCGGTCGATCCCTACATGCGCGGCCGCATGACCGACCGGAAGAGCTATGTGCCGCCGTTCGAGTTGGGCAAGGCCCTGCAGGGCGGCGCGATCGGCGAGGTCACGGCCTCGAACGATCCCGACTTCAAGCCCGGCGACATCGTCTCGACGATGTTCGGCTGGCGGGAGGTGTTCAACGTCTCGCCCAAGGCCCTGGCGGCCGGCGGCATGGGGGCGGTGACCAAGATCGACACCCATGGCCTGCCGCCGCAAGCCTTTCTCGGCGTGGCCGGCATGCCGGGCCTGACCGCCTATGTTGGCCTGCTGCGGATCGCGGCCCTCAAGGACGGCGACGTCGTCTTCGTCTCGGCCGCCGCCGGCGCCGTGGGCCAGGTGGTCTGCCAGATCGCCAAGCTGAAAGGCCACACGGTGATCGGCTCGGCGGGCGGACCCGAGAAGGTCGCCTTCCTCAAGAGCATCGGCGTCGACCACGTCATCGACTACAAGACCACGCCCGACGTGGTCGCCGAACTGGAAAAGGTCGCGCCCAAGGGGATCGACGTCTATTTCGAGAACGTCGGCGGCGTGCACCTGGAAGCCGCCCTGAACTCGGCCCGCCCGTTCGCCCGCTTCGCCCTGTGCGGGATGATCTCGCAATATAATGAGACCGGAAAGCTGACCGGCCCGCCCAACATCATCCAGGCGGTGGGCAAGAGCCTGCGGCTGGAGGGCTTCATCGTCTCCAACCACTACGACCTGGCGCCGCAGTTCCTCAAGGACATGGCCGGCTGGATCGGCGCGGACCAGATCAAGTGGAACGAGACCGTGGAGGACGGCGTCGAGCGTGCGCCGGACGCCTTCATCAAGCTCTTCAAGGGCGAGAACCTGGGGAAGATGCTGGTGAGGCTGGGGTGA
- a CDS encoding DUF808 domain-containing protein has product MPSGLAALLDDIAGITKLAAASLDDVGGAASKAGVKAAGVVVDDTAVTPGYAMGFTPDRELPIVWKIAVGSFRNKLLFLLPGALILSAFAPWAVTPILMVGGAYLAFEATEKIIEAFAHHEVAGEETEDLALSSAELEAQKVGGAIRTDLILSGEIMAIALADVADKPLAIQAAALAVIGVALTIAVYGVVALIVKMDDIGLHLARRSNPGTRALGRGLVKAMPVTMEALTVIGTAAMLWVGGGIIVHGLEHFHLTPVPHWVEGASHWASAAPGVGPVTGWLAMAASSAVVGLIVGGVIVGVLHLIPRKKAAH; this is encoded by the coding sequence ATGCCCTCCGGTCTTGCCGCCCTCCTCGACGACATCGCCGGCATCACCAAGCTGGCCGCCGCTTCGCTGGATGACGTGGGCGGCGCGGCCAGCAAGGCCGGCGTCAAGGCCGCGGGGGTGGTGGTGGACGATACCGCCGTGACACCCGGCTACGCCATGGGCTTCACCCCCGATCGCGAACTGCCGATCGTCTGGAAGATCGCGGTCGGCTCGTTCCGCAACAAGCTGCTGTTCCTGCTGCCAGGCGCCCTGATCCTCAGCGCTTTCGCGCCCTGGGCGGTGACGCCGATCCTGATGGTCGGCGGCGCCTATCTGGCCTTCGAGGCCACCGAGAAGATCATCGAGGCCTTCGCGCACCATGAGGTCGCCGGCGAGGAGACCGAAGACCTGGCCCTCAGCAGCGCCGAACTCGAGGCCCAGAAGGTCGGCGGCGCCATCCGGACCGACCTGATCCTGTCGGGCGAGATCATGGCCATCGCCCTGGCGGACGTCGCCGACAAGCCGCTGGCCATCCAGGCCGCGGCCCTGGCGGTGATCGGGGTGGCGCTGACGATCGCCGTCTACGGCGTGGTGGCGCTGATCGTGAAGATGGACGACATCGGCCTGCACCTGGCCCGGCGCTCCAACCCTGGAACCCGGGCCCTGGGGCGCGGGCTGGTCAAGGCCATGCCGGTGACAATGGAGGCCCTGACGGTGATCGGCACGGCGGCCATGCTGTGGGTCGGCGGCGGCATCATCGTCCACGGCCTGGAGCACTTCCACCTGACCCCCGTGCCGCACTGGGTCGAGGGCGCGTCGCACTGGGCGAGCGCGGCTCCGGGGGTGGGCCCGGTCACCGGCTGGCTGGCCATGGCGGCGAGTTCGGCCGTGGTCGGCCTGATCGTCGGCGGGGTGATCGTTGGCGTGCTGCACCTGATCCCACGCAAAAAGGCGGCGCACTGA
- the clpS gene encoding ATP-dependent Clp protease adapter ClpS, whose protein sequence is MAERKQGGQNNGAGSSVITEVKPKTQKPSLYRVLILNDDYTPMEFVVYVLERFFNKSREDATRIMLHVHQHGVGVCGVFTYEVAETKVAQVIDSARRHQHPLQCTMEKD, encoded by the coding sequence ATGGCCGAGCGAAAGCAAGGCGGACAAAACAACGGCGCGGGCTCTTCGGTCATCACGGAAGTGAAACCGAAGACACAAAAACCTTCGCTGTATCGCGTACTGATCTTGAACGACGATTATACTCCGATGGAGTTCGTCGTTTACGTACTTGAACGTTTTTTCAACAAGTCGCGCGAAGATGCGACCCGGATCATGCTGCACGTTCATCAGCATGGCGTCGGCGTTTGCGGCGTTTTCACCTACGAAGTTGCCGAGACCAAGGTCGCGCAAGTGATCGACTCGGCGCGCAGGCATCAGCACCCCCTGCAGTGCACCATGGAAAAGGATTGA
- a CDS encoding sigma-70 family RNA polymerase sigma factor, translating to MTHQDSAKTIFERELVALIPHLRAFGRSLTGNASHGDDLAQDALAKALASRASYQPGTNMKAWTFMILRNVFYSEKRRSWRSCALDPEVAERTLVSVTNPTASLELDEMRRALDMLPPDQREALILVGAAGMSYEEVSEVTGAALGTIKSRVSRARDRLALIFAEGKITEDHQPAHAAMAAIFRRIDDYRTAPRAA from the coding sequence ATGACCCATCAAGACTCGGCCAAGACGATCTTCGAACGCGAGCTCGTCGCTCTGATTCCGCACCTGCGCGCCTTCGGCCGCTCGCTGACCGGCAACGCCAGCCACGGCGACGACCTGGCCCAGGACGCCCTGGCCAAGGCCCTGGCCTCCCGCGCCTCCTACCAGCCCGGCACCAACATGAAGGCCTGGACCTTCATGATCCTGCGCAATGTCTTCTATTCGGAGAAGCGCCGCTCGTGGCGCTCCTGCGCCCTCGACCCGGAAGTCGCCGAACGCACCCTCGTGTCCGTCACCAACCCGACGGCGAGCCTGGAACTGGACGAGATGCGCCGGGCGCTGGACATGCTGCCGCCCGACCAGCGCGAGGCCCTGATCCTGGTCGGCGCCGCCGGCATGTCCTATGAGGAAGTCAGCGAAGTCACCGGCGCGGCGCTGGGCACCATCAAGAGCCGCGTCAGCCGGGCCCGCGATCGCCTGGCCCTGATCTTCGCCGAGGGCAAGATCACCGAGGACCACCAGCCGGCCCACGCCGCCATGGCGGCGATCTTCCGGCGCATCGACGACTACCGGACGGCGCCCCGCGCCGCCTGA
- a CDS encoding winged helix-turn-helix domain-containing protein: MTAPQRWRAIQTGTPGVFDDLIHQPVRLRLMIVLDRDGPPADFVTLRAQTQATDGNLGSHLTALEKAGYVEIIKDFLHRRPRTRVAITAKGRAALRGHLAELRALIDQVDAIEKT; the protein is encoded by the coding sequence TTGACCGCGCCGCAAAGATGGCGCGCCATCCAGACAGGTACACCGGGCGTGTTCGACGATCTGATCCATCAACCGGTGCGTTTGAGGCTAATGATCGTTCTCGATCGCGACGGTCCGCCGGCCGACTTCGTTACGCTTCGCGCCCAAACCCAGGCGACAGATGGCAATCTTGGCAGCCACCTGACGGCGCTGGAAAAGGCCGGCTATGTCGAGATCATCAAAGATTTCCTCCACAGACGACCGCGCACGCGAGTCGCTATCACCGCCAAGGGGCGGGCCGCACTCCGGGGGCATCTGGCCGAACTGCGCGCCCTGATCGATCAGGTGGACGCAATCGAAAAGACCTAG
- a CDS encoding glycosyltransferase: MALVVHGTRGDVLPFVAVGLALQHAGHGVVLFTNQEHEPLARQAGLEFVEVGPPHPPHDDRPTHHVLREYLLPLFEQSARAVCELGLSRDLRGVVSHDLALGGLAAAERLKVPLTELVLAPLGLAGRLAAHGGGSRLRPRAWGPDLLDRVRAAGAPGRSCAPVRAPLDPADLTLALFPRALAPDSPVACIGFPFQDLQRGLDQDLERFLASHPQPLVVTAGTGATHAQVFFDAAAQASRELDAPCVFLGLRSRPRDEVREPGRIYREYIDLSQLLPRARLLVHHGGVGTLARALEAGTPQVIAPRAFDQPSNARHAANLGVCRIIKAQDLNGAALLKAIRALEAQPSLAACLTAGRAMAENRMAATRAAKAIADLSRRGDERLAAP; encoded by the coding sequence ATGGCCCTGGTCGTTCACGGCACGCGCGGCGACGTCCTGCCGTTCGTAGCGGTCGGCCTAGCGCTCCAGCATGCCGGGCACGGCGTCGTTCTGTTCACCAATCAAGAGCACGAGCCGTTGGCCCGCCAAGCCGGCCTGGAGTTCGTCGAAGTCGGGCCGCCCCATCCGCCGCATGACGACCGGCCGACCCATCACGTCCTGCGCGAATACCTTTTGCCGTTATTCGAGCAGAGCGCGCGCGCAGTCTGTGAGTTGGGCCTGAGCCGCGACCTACGAGGCGTCGTCTCCCACGACCTGGCCTTGGGAGGCCTAGCGGCGGCGGAACGGTTGAAGGTCCCACTGACGGAGTTGGTCTTGGCGCCTCTGGGCCTGGCGGGGCGTCTGGCGGCCCACGGCGGGGGGTCGCGCCTGCGCCCCCGGGCGTGGGGCCCCGACCTCCTCGACCGAGTTCGCGCGGCGGGCGCTCCCGGCCGGTCTTGCGCACCCGTAAGAGCGCCTTTGGACCCTGCGGATCTTACCCTGGCCCTCTTTCCGCGCGCGTTGGCGCCCGACAGTCCCGTTGCCTGTATCGGCTTTCCTTTCCAGGATCTGCAGCGCGGGCTCGATCAGGATCTGGAGCGCTTCCTGGCAAGCCATCCTCAGCCACTCGTGGTGACCGCCGGCACGGGCGCGACCCACGCGCAGGTTTTCTTCGATGCGGCCGCCCAAGCCTCACGCGAATTGGACGCGCCTTGCGTCTTTCTAGGTCTTCGCAGCCGTCCGCGGGACGAGGTCCGGGAGCCAGGGAGGATCTATCGCGAATACATCGACCTCAGTCAGCTACTGCCGCGCGCCAGATTGTTGGTCCATCATGGCGGCGTCGGCACCCTGGCGCGCGCCTTGGAGGCCGGCACGCCCCAGGTCATTGCGCCTCGCGCCTTTGATCAGCCGTCGAACGCACGGCACGCGGCCAACCTGGGGGTTTGTCGTATCATCAAGGCCCAAGACCTCAATGGCGCGGCTCTGCTCAAGGCGATTCGCGCCCTGGAGGCCCAACCCTCACTTGCGGCGTGCTTGACCGCCGGGCGGGCGATGGCGGAGAACCGCATGGCTGCGACTAGAGCGGCCAAGGCTATCGCTGACCTTTCAAGGCGCGGCGATGAACGGCTCGCGGCTCCCTAG
- a CDS encoding UDP-glucuronic acid decarboxylase family protein — translation MSEPRVLVTGGAGFVGSHLCERLLCLDREVLCIDDFSTGVHENLAHLRHHPRLRIATHDVTSPLSADVDEIYNLACPASPVQYQKNPIQTTKTSVLGALNVLELARRQGARVFQASTSEVYGDPNTHPQAEAYWGHVNPIGVRSCYDEGKRCAETLFFDYHRLHGVPVRVARIFNTFGPRMRPDDGRVVSNFIVQALRGQPLTVFGNGLQTRSFCYVDDLVDGVLAMMAADPPITGPVNLGNPAECSMIDLAKTILRLTGSRSRLIFEPLPADDPKQRQPDISLARSALDWEPKVTLEAGLLETIAYFDEHLMLGQFSRQAACGGP, via the coding sequence ATGTCCGAGCCACGCGTTCTGGTGACGGGCGGGGCGGGTTTTGTCGGCTCGCATCTGTGTGAGCGGCTGCTCTGCCTGGACCGTGAGGTATTATGCATCGACGATTTCTCCACCGGCGTGCACGAAAATCTCGCTCACCTGCGGCATCATCCGAGATTGCGCATAGCAACGCACGATGTCACTTCGCCGCTGTCGGCCGATGTTGACGAGATCTATAACCTCGCCTGTCCAGCATCCCCTGTTCAGTATCAAAAAAACCCCATTCAAACGACCAAGACCTCCGTGCTCGGCGCGCTCAATGTGCTGGAGCTCGCAAGGCGTCAGGGCGCCAGGGTTTTCCAGGCCTCGACGAGCGAAGTCTACGGCGACCCGAACACCCATCCGCAAGCGGAGGCCTATTGGGGGCATGTGAACCCGATCGGCGTCCGGTCCTGTTACGACGAGGGCAAGCGGTGCGCCGAGACCCTGTTTTTCGACTATCATCGCCTTCATGGCGTGCCGGTGAGGGTGGCGAGGATCTTCAACACCTTCGGTCCTCGCATGCGGCCGGACGACGGACGCGTGGTCTCAAACTTCATCGTCCAGGCTCTTAGGGGCCAGCCTTTGACCGTGTTTGGCAACGGCTTGCAAACCCGGTCCTTCTGTTATGTCGATGATCTCGTCGACGGCGTCCTGGCGATGATGGCGGCGGACCCGCCGATCACCGGACCGGTGAACCTTGGCAACCCAGCCGAATGCTCGATGATCGATCTGGCCAAGACCATCCTGCGGCTGACCGGTTCGCGCTCCCGACTGATATTCGAGCCTTTGCCCGCCGACGATCCAAAGCAACGCCAGCCCGACATCTCTCTGGCGCGGAGCGCCCTGGACTGGGAGCCCAAGGTCACGCTCGAGGCGGGTTTGCTGGAGACGATCGCCTATTTCGACGAACACCTGATGCTAGGGCAGTTTTCACGCCAAGCTGCGTGTGGTGGCCCCTGA
- a CDS encoding sulfotransferase domain-containing protein produces MIVWLASFPRSGNTLLRSVLRGVFGLETFSKYEPAGSPSMDQRLTDLIGVTKYEGDFGAFSTAAREADDLRIIKTHDGPEGLDKAIYVVRDGLVATDSYRHYRTATEGRQVSWLEVLAADRPFDNWSLHLDAWRPLERPETLLVRYEDLVGAPETEIGRIAAFLGRPALNRWVDPWETVNNIGPNFFRRGKADRPASITSDEAEAFMALHGEWMGRLGY; encoded by the coding sequence ATGATTGTCTGGCTTGCCTCGTTTCCCCGGTCCGGAAACACCCTGCTGCGCAGCGTGCTGCGAGGCGTCTTCGGCCTGGAGACCTTCTCCAAGTATGAGCCGGCCGGTTCGCCGAGCATGGACCAGCGGCTTACTGACCTGATCGGGGTAACGAAGTACGAGGGCGACTTCGGAGCGTTCTCGACAGCGGCTCGCGAGGCCGATGATCTCCGCATCATCAAGACCCATGACGGGCCGGAGGGGCTTGATAAGGCCATCTACGTGGTGCGCGACGGCCTCGTCGCGACGGACTCCTACAGGCACTATAGGACGGCGACGGAAGGTCGGCAGGTCTCCTGGCTGGAAGTTCTGGCCGCTGACCGGCCGTTCGACAACTGGAGCCTTCATCTCGACGCCTGGCGGCCGCTGGAGCGCCCCGAAACGCTGCTTGTGCGATACGAGGATCTCGTCGGCGCGCCTGAGACTGAAATCGGCCGGATCGCCGCTTTCCTCGGGCGCCCGGCCCTGAACCGCTGGGTAGACCCCTGGGAGACGGTCAACAACATCGGGCCGAACTTCTTTCGGCGGGGCAAGGCTGATCGGCCCGCATCGATTACCTCTGACGAGGCCGAGGCCTTCATGGCGCTACACGGAGAGTGGATGGGCCGGCTGGGTTACTAA
- the clpA gene encoding ATP-dependent Clp protease ATP-binding subunit ClpA, protein MPSFSRPLEESLHRAVAYANQRKHEYATLEHLLLSLTDDDDAAGVMRACDVDLNALKKSLVNYLDVELASLVVDDEDDAKPTAGFQRVIQRAVIHVQSSGREEVTGANVLVAIFSERESHAAYFLQEQDMTRYDAVNFIAHGIAKKAGASEPKTAKGATVEEDVEKPNTKTGGEALEAYCVDLNEKARQGKVDPLIGRANEVERAIQILCRRTKNNPLLVGEPGVGKTAIAEGLARKIITHQVPEVLAEATIYSLDMGALLAGTRYRGDFEERVKQVVKELENHPNAVLFIDEIHTVIGAGATSGGAMDASNLLKPALASGTLRCMGSTTYKEFRQHFEKDRALVRRFQKIDVNEPTVEDTIKILKGLKSYYEDFHKLKYTNDALKVAVELSAKYITDRKLPDKAIDVIDEAGAGQMLLPEGRRKKVLGVKEIEAVVAKIARIPPKSVSKSDTESLRELEADLKRAVFGQDEALLQLSSAMKLARAGLRDPDKPIGSYLFSGPTGVGKTEAAKQLASTLGIEMIRFDMSEYMERHTVSRLIGAPPGYVGYDQGGQLTDAVDQHPHAVVLLDEIEKAHADVYNILLQVMDHGVLTDSNGKKVDFRNVILIMTTNAGASDAQRQAIGFGRDKVQGEEEAALKRLFTPEFRNRLDAVVAFKPLTPEIIRQVVQKFVMQMEAQLADRNVTVSLSDDAADWLAKNGFDELYGARPLARVIQEHIKKPLADDILFGRLVRGGHVKVVLENGKIAFEIESNPEKPGKATKEDEAEPALTE, encoded by the coding sequence TTGCCCTCTTTTTCGCGCCCACTTGAAGAATCCCTGCATCGCGCCGTCGCTTACGCCAACCAGCGCAAGCACGAGTACGCCACGCTCGAACACCTGCTGCTGTCGCTCACTGACGACGACGACGCGGCCGGCGTCATGCGCGCCTGCGATGTCGACCTCAACGCTCTGAAGAAGAGCCTCGTGAACTATCTCGACGTCGAACTGGCCTCGCTGGTCGTCGACGACGAGGACGACGCCAAGCCCACGGCGGGCTTCCAGCGCGTGATCCAGCGCGCTGTGATCCACGTGCAGTCCTCCGGCCGCGAGGAGGTGACCGGCGCCAACGTCCTGGTCGCCATCTTCTCGGAACGCGAGAGCCACGCCGCCTACTTCCTGCAAGAGCAGGACATGACCCGCTATGACGCGGTGAACTTCATCGCCCACGGCATCGCCAAGAAGGCCGGCGCCTCCGAGCCCAAGACGGCCAAGGGCGCCACGGTCGAGGAAGACGTCGAAAAGCCCAACACCAAGACCGGTGGCGAGGCCCTCGAAGCCTATTGCGTCGACCTCAACGAAAAGGCCCGCCAGGGCAAGGTCGACCCGCTGATCGGCCGCGCGAACGAAGTGGAACGCGCGATCCAGATCCTGTGCCGCCGGACCAAGAACAATCCGCTGCTGGTCGGCGAGCCCGGTGTCGGCAAGACCGCCATCGCCGAGGGCCTGGCTCGCAAGATCATCACCCACCAGGTCCCCGAAGTCCTGGCGGAAGCCACCATCTACTCGCTCGACATGGGCGCGCTGCTGGCCGGCACCCGCTATCGCGGCGACTTCGAGGAACGCGTCAAGCAGGTGGTCAAGGAACTGGAGAACCACCCGAACGCGGTGCTGTTCATCGACGAGATCCACACGGTGATCGGCGCTGGCGCCACCTCGGGCGGGGCGATGGACGCTTCCAACCTGCTCAAGCCCGCCCTGGCCTCGGGCACCCTGCGCTGCATGGGCTCGACCACCTACAAGGAGTTCCGCCAGCACTTCGAGAAGGATCGGGCCCTGGTCCGTCGCTTCCAGAAGATCGACGTCAACGAGCCGACGGTGGAAGACACCATCAAGATCCTCAAGGGGCTGAAGAGCTACTACGAGGACTTCCACAAGCTGAAGTACACCAACGACGCCCTCAAGGTGGCCGTTGAGCTGTCGGCCAAGTACATCACCGACCGCAAGCTGCCCGACAAGGCGATCGACGTGATCGACGAGGCGGGCGCGGGCCAGATGCTGCTGCCGGAAGGCCGCCGCAAGAAGGTCCTGGGCGTCAAGGAGATCGAGGCCGTCGTGGCCAAGATCGCCCGCATCCCGCCCAAGTCGGTCAGCAAGTCCGACACCGAGTCGCTGCGCGAGCTGGAGGCTGACCTGAAGCGCGCCGTGTTCGGCCAGGACGAGGCGCTTCTGCAGCTGTCCTCGGCCATGAAGCTGGCCCGGGCCGGCCTGCGCGACCCGGACAAGCCGATCGGCAGCTACCTGTTCAGCGGCCCGACCGGCGTCGGCAAGACCGAAGCCGCCAAGCAGTTGGCCTCGACGCTCGGGATCGAGATGATCCGCTTCGACATGTCGGAGTACATGGAGCGCCACACCGTCAGCCGCCTGATCGGGGCCCCTCCCGGCTATGTCGGCTACGACCAGGGCGGCCAGCTGACCGACGCCGTCGACCAGCATCCGCACGCCGTGGTGCTGCTGGACGAGATCGAAAAGGCGCACGCGGACGTCTACAACATCCTGCTCCAGGTCATGGACCACGGGGTGCTGACCGACAGCAACGGCAAGAAGGTCGACTTCAGGAACGTCATCCTGATCATGACCACCAACGCCGGGGCTTCGGACGCCCAACGCCAGGCGATCGGCTTCGGCCGCGACAAGGTGCAGGGCGAGGAAGAGGCCGCGCTCAAGCGCCTGTTCACGCCCGAGTTCCGCAACCGCCTCGACGCGGTGGTGGCCTTCAAGCCGCTGACGCCGGAGATCATCCGCCAGGTCGTGCAGAAGTTCGTCATGCAGATGGAGGCCCAGCTGGCCGACCGGAACGTGACGGTCTCGCTGAGCGACGACGCGGCCGACTGGCTGGCCAAGAACGGCTTCGACGAGCTCTACGGCGCCCGCCCCCTGGCGCGGGTCATCCAGGAGCACATCAAGAAGCCGCTGGCCGACGACATCCTGTTCGGACGCCTGGTCCGCGGCGGCCACGTCAAGGTGGTCCTGGAGAACGGCAAGATCGCCTTCGAGATCGAGTCCAATCCGGAAAAGCCCGGCAAGGCGACCAAGGAAGACGAGGCCGAACCGGCGCTCACCGAATAG
- a CDS encoding class I SAM-dependent methyltransferase, which translates to MQPNSSRTSPTLDFTSDWFSGDEVWRSLLTRYQPRRFLEIGSYEGRAACFLIQERARQRPIELHCIDTWLGGVEHEPSAMSAVEARFDHNIALAVSGAVHRVDFHKHKSQSKIALWNLLAAGKADYFDFIYVDGSHQAPDALSDAVMSFHLLRPGGLLIFDDYLWSMEDPGRQDFYNMPKPAIDAFVNIFQRKLQVLGAPLYQLYVRKISS; encoded by the coding sequence ATGCAGCCAAACTCCAGTCGGACGAGTCCGACCCTGGACTTCACGAGCGACTGGTTTTCGGGAGACGAGGTCTGGCGCAGCCTGCTGACGCGCTATCAGCCCCGCCGTTTCTTGGAGATCGGTTCATACGAAGGACGCGCCGCCTGTTTCCTGATCCAGGAGCGGGCCCGCCAACGTCCAATCGAACTGCATTGCATCGACACTTGGTTGGGCGGGGTCGAGCATGAACCAAGCGCGATGAGCGCCGTGGAAGCGCGTTTCGACCATAACATCGCACTCGCGGTCTCCGGCGCCGTGCATCGCGTCGACTTCCACAAACACAAGAGCCAGTCGAAAATCGCGCTCTGGAATCTTCTCGCCGCAGGAAAGGCGGACTATTTCGATTTTATCTATGTCGATGGATCGCATCAGGCGCCCGACGCCCTGTCCGACGCGGTGATGTCGTTTCACCTGCTAAGGCCGGGCGGCCTGCTGATCTTCGACGACTATCTTTGGTCTATGGAAGATCCGGGAAGGCAGGATTTCTACAACATGCCCAAGCCGGCGATCGACGCTTTTGTGAACATCTTTCAGAGAAAGCTCCAGGTTTTGGGCGCCCCGCTCTACCAGCTCTATGTCCGTAAGATATCGTCGTAA
- a CDS encoding Gfo/Idh/MocA family protein, with the protein MTQDLLRAGVVGAGVFGGYHAKKYVELEGVELVAVFDIDLARAQALAQPLGARAFDDMEAFLAAVDVVTIATPAVHHAKAGLAALKAGKPVYSEKPLAVTPADADALVAAAAKAGLPLACGHQERVVFQAMGLLDIPEQPLRLEAVRRGTPSDRNLDVSVVLDLMIHDIDLALALCDGEPVTVEGEGAITRSTSLDWVKAEATFDNGFTAVFDSSRVAEARERTMKVVYPSGEVEIDFLARTFRNTTPFPLIENFTETPAGKDPLGQSVAGFLKAVRGQAPRPVVTGGEAARALDLGLAVEQAAES; encoded by the coding sequence ATGACCCAGGATCTTCTCAGGGCGGGCGTCGTCGGCGCCGGCGTGTTCGGCGGCTACCACGCCAAGAAGTATGTCGAGCTGGAGGGCGTCGAGCTCGTCGCGGTGTTCGACATCGACCTGGCGCGGGCCCAGGCCCTGGCCCAGCCTCTGGGCGCGCGGGCCTTCGACGACATGGAGGCGTTCCTGGCCGCCGTCGACGTCGTCACGATCGCCACCCCCGCCGTGCACCACGCCAAGGCCGGCCTGGCGGCGCTGAAGGCGGGCAAGCCGGTCTATTCCGAGAAGCCCCTGGCCGTAACGCCTGCCGACGCCGACGCCCTGGTCGCCGCCGCGGCCAAGGCCGGCCTGCCCCTGGCCTGCGGCCACCAGGAGCGGGTGGTGTTCCAGGCCATGGGCCTGCTGGACATCCCCGAGCAGCCGCTGCGCCTGGAGGCCGTACGCCGGGGCACGCCCTCGGACCGCAACCTCGACGTCTCGGTGGTGCTGGACCTGATGATCCACGACATCGACCTGGCCCTGGCCCTCTGCGACGGCGAGCCGGTGACGGTGGAAGGCGAGGGGGCGATCACCCGCTCGACATCCCTGGACTGGGTCAAGGCCGAGGCCACTTTCGACAACGGCTTCACCGCGGTGTTCGACAGCTCGCGCGTCGCCGAGGCCCGCGAGCGGACCATGAAGGTCGTCTACCCGTCGGGCGAGGTCGAGATCGACTTTCTGGCGCGCACCTTCCGCAACACCACGCCGTTCCCGCTGATCGAGAATTTCACGGAGACGCCCGCCGGCAAGGACCCGCTGGGCCAGAGCGTCGCCGGCTTCCTGAAGGCCGTAAGGGGCCAGGCCCCGCGTCCGGTGGTGACCGGGGGGGAGGCGGCGCGGGCGCTGGATCTGGGCCTGGCGGTGGAGCAGGCGGCGGAGAGCTAG